One genomic window of Pieris rapae chromosome 15, ilPieRapa1.1, whole genome shotgun sequence includes the following:
- the LOC110995930 gene encoding glutamate decarboxylase isoform X2, translating to MASLSGMGTPKLTSGVGNLYYDSILPYREDASPQTREFLARVVDVLLDYIQQVNDRNEKILEFKMPEEMQKMVDLQLPENPLPLKQLLEDCKITLKHQVKTGHPHFFNQLSCGLDIISLAGEWLTAAANTNMFTYEIAPIFILMENVVLEKMRNMIGWKSGDSILAPGGSVSNLYAFLAARHHKFPQYKEKGLSSIPGQLVMFTSDQCHYSVKSCASVGGLGTDYCICVPSDEHGRMIASELERLVRKHRDQGHVPFFVNATSGTTVLGAFDPLTDIADICQKYDMWMHVDAAWGGGLLFSKKYRHPRLTGIERADSVTWNPHKLMGTLLQCSTVHFKYEGILLSCNAMSAEYLFMTDKIYDPRFDTGDKVIQCGRHNDIFKLWLQWRGKGTSGFERLMDRLMELSEYMVRRIREQSDKFHLILEPEMVNVSFWYLPKQLRGIPHDQNKEIKLGKVCAKLKGRMMQAGTIMVGYQPDDRRPNFFRNIISSAAVTEKDVDFLLSEMDRLGHDIIVD from the exons CGATCCTTCCGTATCGCGAAGACGCAAGTCCACAAACACGAGAGTTCTTAGCGCGAGTAGTGGACGTGCTTCTCGATTACATACAGCAAGTTAATGACAGGAATGAAAAG ATCCTGGAATTCAAAATGCCGGAGGAGATGCAAAAGATGGTGGATCTGCAACTGCCTGAAAATCCACTGCCTCTCAAGCAACTCCTGGAAGACTGCAAGATCACCCTCAAGCACCAAGTCAAAACTG GACACCCCCACTTCTTCAATCAGCTGTCATGTGGCCTGGACATTATCTCCCTCGCTGGAGAGTGGCTGACGGCCGCCGCCAATACCAACATGTTCACTTACGAGATTGCACCGATTTTCATTCTTATGGAGAACGTGGTCCTCGAGAAAATGAGGAACATGATCGGCTGGAAGTCCGGCGACTCTATTCTAGCTCCAG GTGGCTCCGTATCCAACCTGTACGCGTTTTTAGCAGCCCGTCACCACAAGTTTCCTCAATACAAGGAAAAGGGACTGTCCAGCATACCCGGACAACTAGTCATGTTTACTAGCGACCAG tgcCACTACTCAGTCAAGTCCTGTGCGTCTGTTGGCGGTTTAGGCACGGACTACTGCATCTGCGTTCCGTCCGACGAACACGGCCGCATGATAGCGTCTGAACTTGAAAGACTTGtgagaaaacatcgtgatcaAGGACAT GTGCCATTCTTCGTGAACGCGACTTCCGGCACCACAGTGCTTGGAGCCTTCGACCCCCTCACAGACATCGCCGACATCTGCCAGAAATACGACATGTGGATGCACGTTGAT GCGGCCTGGGGTGGTGGTCTTCTCTTCTCCAAAAAGTATCGGCATCCACGACTCACTGGCATCGAAAG AGCCGACTCCGTGACATGGAATCCTCACAAGCTGATGGGAACACTCTTACAATGCTCTACCGTGCATTTCAAGTATGAG GGTATCCTGCTAAGCTGCAATGCAATGTCCGCTGAGTACCTGTTCATGACGGACAAGATCTACGATCCGCGATTCGACACCGGCGATAAAGTTATTCAGTGTGGACGCCACAACGACATCTTCAAGCTGTGGCTACAGTGGAGAGGAAAG ggAACATCCGGTTTCGAGCGGCTAATGGACCGTCTGATGGAGTTATCAGAGTACATGGTTCGGAGGATCAGGGAGCAGAGTGACAAGTTCCATCTCATTTTGGAACCGGAAATGGTCAACGTTAGCTTCTGGTACCTGCCAAAGCAGCTGAGAGGTATCCCTCATGACCAAAATAAGGAGATTAAACTTGGAAAG GTATGCGCCAAGCTGAAGGGGCGTATGATGCAAGCTGGCACCATCATGGTGGGATATCAACCAGACGATCGCCGTCCCAACTTCTTCAGGAACATCATCTCTTCCGCGGCAGTCACAGAGAAGGACGTCGACTTTCTTCTCTCTGAAATGGATCGCCTCGGTCACGATATAATCGTGGACTAA
- the LOC110995930 gene encoding glutamate decarboxylase isoform X1: MSKLTLDGFFSYCKQIAEHIQLGDRMASLSGMGTPKLTSGVGNLYYDSILPYREDASPQTREFLARVVDVLLDYIQQVNDRNEKILEFKMPEEMQKMVDLQLPENPLPLKQLLEDCKITLKHQVKTGHPHFFNQLSCGLDIISLAGEWLTAAANTNMFTYEIAPIFILMENVVLEKMRNMIGWKSGDSILAPGGSVSNLYAFLAARHHKFPQYKEKGLSSIPGQLVMFTSDQCHYSVKSCASVGGLGTDYCICVPSDEHGRMIASELERLVRKHRDQGHVPFFVNATSGTTVLGAFDPLTDIADICQKYDMWMHVDAAWGGGLLFSKKYRHPRLTGIERADSVTWNPHKLMGTLLQCSTVHFKYEGILLSCNAMSAEYLFMTDKIYDPRFDTGDKVIQCGRHNDIFKLWLQWRGKGTSGFERLMDRLMELSEYMVRRIREQSDKFHLILEPEMVNVSFWYLPKQLRGIPHDQNKEIKLGKVCAKLKGRMMQAGTIMVGYQPDDRRPNFFRNIISSAAVTEKDVDFLLSEMDRLGHDIIVD; this comes from the exons CGATCCTTCCGTATCGCGAAGACGCAAGTCCACAAACACGAGAGTTCTTAGCGCGAGTAGTGGACGTGCTTCTCGATTACATACAGCAAGTTAATGACAGGAATGAAAAG ATCCTGGAATTCAAAATGCCGGAGGAGATGCAAAAGATGGTGGATCTGCAACTGCCTGAAAATCCACTGCCTCTCAAGCAACTCCTGGAAGACTGCAAGATCACCCTCAAGCACCAAGTCAAAACTG GACACCCCCACTTCTTCAATCAGCTGTCATGTGGCCTGGACATTATCTCCCTCGCTGGAGAGTGGCTGACGGCCGCCGCCAATACCAACATGTTCACTTACGAGATTGCACCGATTTTCATTCTTATGGAGAACGTGGTCCTCGAGAAAATGAGGAACATGATCGGCTGGAAGTCCGGCGACTCTATTCTAGCTCCAG GTGGCTCCGTATCCAACCTGTACGCGTTTTTAGCAGCCCGTCACCACAAGTTTCCTCAATACAAGGAAAAGGGACTGTCCAGCATACCCGGACAACTAGTCATGTTTACTAGCGACCAG tgcCACTACTCAGTCAAGTCCTGTGCGTCTGTTGGCGGTTTAGGCACGGACTACTGCATCTGCGTTCCGTCCGACGAACACGGCCGCATGATAGCGTCTGAACTTGAAAGACTTGtgagaaaacatcgtgatcaAGGACAT GTGCCATTCTTCGTGAACGCGACTTCCGGCACCACAGTGCTTGGAGCCTTCGACCCCCTCACAGACATCGCCGACATCTGCCAGAAATACGACATGTGGATGCACGTTGAT GCGGCCTGGGGTGGTGGTCTTCTCTTCTCCAAAAAGTATCGGCATCCACGACTCACTGGCATCGAAAG AGCCGACTCCGTGACATGGAATCCTCACAAGCTGATGGGAACACTCTTACAATGCTCTACCGTGCATTTCAAGTATGAG GGTATCCTGCTAAGCTGCAATGCAATGTCCGCTGAGTACCTGTTCATGACGGACAAGATCTACGATCCGCGATTCGACACCGGCGATAAAGTTATTCAGTGTGGACGCCACAACGACATCTTCAAGCTGTGGCTACAGTGGAGAGGAAAG ggAACATCCGGTTTCGAGCGGCTAATGGACCGTCTGATGGAGTTATCAGAGTACATGGTTCGGAGGATCAGGGAGCAGAGTGACAAGTTCCATCTCATTTTGGAACCGGAAATGGTCAACGTTAGCTTCTGGTACCTGCCAAAGCAGCTGAGAGGTATCCCTCATGACCAAAATAAGGAGATTAAACTTGGAAAG GTATGCGCCAAGCTGAAGGGGCGTATGATGCAAGCTGGCACCATCATGGTGGGATATCAACCAGACGATCGCCGTCCCAACTTCTTCAGGAACATCATCTCTTCCGCGGCAGTCACAGAGAAGGACGTCGACTTTCTTCTCTCTGAAATGGATCGCCTCGGTCACGATATAATCGTGGACTAA